The Streptomyces sp. WZ-12 genome segment TCGCAATCCCACATTCGCACTCTAGTCAAACCTTACCGGCTTTATTTGCACACTTTGAGCCTAACGAACTTAACTAACCGCTAGACGGAAAGTGATGCATTGATTGCGCTACTCTCAGTAGCGTTTGTGGGCAAATAAAAAAGAGCCCCCGGCGTGTGCCGGGGGCATCCTTTTGTTAGTCCCAAGACTTGGTGCGGTCAACCTTGGTGATCTTCCACGTGTAGTGGGTGGATTCCTTGAGTTCTTCCGCCGATGACGTCTTGCCGATGACCGTCTGTCCGGGCTTCACGTCGTTCTTAAAGTCGCTGAAGTCTGCGACTCGGTTACCGGAAGGATCGTCTACTTCGCCGTCAATCTCGTAGTTAGAACGCTTGGAGCTGTGGTTGACGAGCTTGTACTCGATCTTGTCGAACCCCTGACCTTCGTAGGGCTCGTCAATCTTCGCCGAGGTGAGCGTCACGTCCTTGCGCGGGTCGCTCACCGTGTTGTCCGAGCCGGTTACGACGTCATCGTTGGTGGTGCTGCCCGACTTGGCACCGGCCCCGGTGTGGCTGGTGCCGGCCGCATGCTCCGCCGTCGAGAGGCTGCCGCATGCGCCGACGGCACCGAGCACGACAACTCCGGCGACAACACCGAGCAGGCTCTTCAAGGGCGACTTCATTTTCTTGTCTCTTCTACTTGTTGTGGATGCCTATGCCGCGTCCGCGGGCTGGCCTTTTTCTTTAGCTTCGAGTCCTGCGAGGATCCAAAACACGTTGGATGTGGAGAGCCCGACTTGCTTGCCGATTTCGGCAGCCGTCATATCCAGATCCCTATGCATCTTGGCTATCACTCCAGGGTTAATAACCCTGCCATGCTCCCACTTGTCCATATTTTCCTTCTCAGACCTATTGAGCCGCGTGTCATGAACAGTAAACATCCTTTGGACTTGCTCGCTGCACAGCAAAGGTCCCGACGCCGCGGGACCTTCGTCATGTGCTGCCTTTATTTAATTTTCACTGGTCGTTCCCATGACAAGTCACGGGAGCCGAGAACAGCGACCAAAAGAAAAGACCCCCAAGGATTCCTTGGGGGTCATTCCTGCATCTGGTTATGAGTGAGCCTTGTCGTAAGCCTCTTCGATCTCAGTGGGGACACGACCACGGTCGGAGACCTCGTATCCCGCTTCCTTGGCCCATGCCCGGATCTGGGCAAGCTTCATGGTCCGGTCCGGGCTCGTGCCGGCCGTCCGCTTCGTAGGCCGAGCAACGAAGGAGGGAGCCGGGGCCTCCACTACCCTCTCCACACCAGCCTCAGACAGCGCGTCCAGGAGGTCATCGCGAGACTTCTCGTAGGCCGTCAGCTTGGTAGAGAACGCCTTACCAAGCTTCTCAAGGTTCTCCATAGCATCTTCAGCTACTTCACCCTTGTACTCCTTGCCATCAATGGTGATGGTTACAAGCTTCTTGACCTCGAACGGGCTAGACATGATGCGCTCCCTTCCCCTTGCTTCTCTATGTTCCTTGGACGCTAGCATAGTTAGCGCACATAGCAAAAGCCAGTCCTTAGGACTGGCTATCACTATCTGAGCTATCTGCGGGATGTTTAGTTCAACAAGTCGGCGAACTCGTTGTCATCTTCGACCGACATAGTCACAGAGGCCACAGGAGTCTCACAGCCAATGGCCTTGAGTCGGGGCCCGGATGCCTGCTCAGGCACGGATGCCGTCGGCTCCTCGCCGGCCTCACCCATCTCTTCCGCGGTCATGAGCCGGAACATGGTCGGCTTGCGGCCACCGCTGAGACTGCCCAGGCCCCGCCACATGTCGATGTCGTCGCGCTTCTCCGCCCATGCCTTGGTGTACCGCGCGGGCACGCCAGTCAGCTTGAAGATGTCCGTGCCGGTGATGCCCCCAGGGTTACGGCGGAGAACCTTGAGGATCTTGTCCTCCTCCGTCTCCCCGCTCACCATGTCGGCGCCTTCGCCCATGATGTGGGCGACCGAGTCAAGGCCGTGCCGCACGAAGCTCCACGCGGCCTCGATGTCCGCCACGCTGATCTCGTCCCGCAGGTTGATGAGTGCGTAGATGGCGCCGACGCGCCACACGTTCTCTACCGCGCGAGGAAGGAAGTCCTCGATGTACTCGTCTTCGCAGCGGTACTCGTCGATCTCGTCCCGCAGGCCATCGTCGAAGAGATCGATGGCTTCCTCAGAGAGCGTGATCTCGTCAATGCCACCAGTGAAGGCGACGGCCCGAGCGAGGATCGCTCCGGCTTCCTTGATGCTGTCCTCGTTGATGACGTGCCGCATGGACAGGCGCTTGGAGCGGGTCACGTGCTGAATGACCATGCGGTTGTAAGTTCCGCCCGCAACATCGGTCGCGCTGATGTTGTCCCGGAAACCTCGCGGGGTCGAGTGGCCGTGGACAACGAAGCGAGGGCTCCGCAGTACCCCACCATCGGCCACCATGTTTTGAAGGTCAGCGCCGTCCCATGCCTTACGCATGACACCTTGCAAGGTCGCGTCCCGCTTACCGCGCTTAATGACGGTCTCGTACTCGGCTTCCACCAGGAGCATGCGCGTGTCGGTGACGCTCAGGCCGGCGTACTCGCGGCCGTTCTCCTCGGCGTCCCGCATGGCCGCAAGAGCACTCTCACGGCGCTTAACGAATGCCCGGATGATGCCGGACCCAGACGACGCACCAGACGACTCGTGGTCGGTCAGGAAGTCCGGGCACGCCACGTTGCAGACCCGTGCAGCCATGCCATAGGCAGTACCTTTGCGCCCCTTACCCGTGGCACCAATGAGAAGCGTCCAGACACTGACGGGCATCTCTCGGCCGCCAATGTTCAGCATGACCTTATCCCCGACCATGCAAGAGACCTGAGATAGAAGGGCGGCCAGAACGCCGGCGGGGTCAGCTTCAGTCTCGGGCATGACCAGGTCGAGGATTTCCCTAACCTTCCCGACGGTCATTCCCTCTACGGGATGCTCACTCACTCGGCAATTCCTTCCCCACCTCAGGCGCTTCTACTTCATTGGCGGACTCCGCAGAATCCGCCCCGAAGAGAATAGCATGCAGCTTGTCTGCATGTTCCTTGCAAAGGTCCGCACTCATGTTCCCTATCGATGCTTCCTCGGTAGCCACCTGATTCTTTCCCTTGCGGTGGCAGAGGTCGCAAACAGTCCAGCTAATAACCATGATCACCCTTCGAGCTTGAGCTTCCATAGCAAAGAGCCCGACCGTAGTCGGGCCCCCACTAAAGCCGCTCAGTCGCTATTGCCGTCCCACTCGTCGGCATCTTCCGTCATACCGCTTAGCGTGATGGCGATGTCTCGTGCCTGCTGCGCGGACTGCCGCAGTATCTCGGCAGCCTGCCGGTAACCGTCATTGGTCACGATGCTCTTATCTTGTTTGGTCCTGATGTCGGGGTCACGCTGGCCAGCCTCGTAAGCATGCTGCGCTTCCGCAGCGGCCTGCCCTTGCTTGTCCGCGTACACGTGGAGCGCGTTCACGATCGCGCCCGCCCGCCGTTCCACGTACAACCCGATGTCGTGGCGGCGCTGAACACGCCCCACTAATTCGCCGAACTCCGCCCCGCTCAGTTCCCCACCGTTGCCGGTCATCACTCTTCCCCTGCTATCTCCGCCATTGCCCTTGCTGCCCCTGCTATGTCGCACGCCGCGAACCAAACGATGTCGCCGTGGTCGGCGCACTCCCACACGGCCGTCTCGGGCTCCCTCCACCAGTCGCCCGTCAGTCCCTTGTGGGAGGCCGCTAGCGCACGTAGCACCGACTGACACAACAGCGGCTCGTCCATGGCATCAGCGCGCATCCAGTCGTGTTCGAGCGTCACCACACTGACGGCCTGGTCGTCCTGGTCGAGCACGACCACACGCACGCCCGGTCGTGCCTTGCTCCACCGCGCGACGACTTTGAACCCGAAGATGTTGGGTGTGAACCCGACCGCCATCTGATCAAACGCGGTTGTCACTTGATGACCTCCACTGCATCAAGCGGAAACACTAGGTACCGGTCCCACTCGGGAACCTTGTTATAGGTTCCGTCCAGGTTCCTGTACGGCTCTTTCTCGACGACAACATGTGTGATGTTGGGTCGGTT includes the following:
- a CDS encoding DUF3987 domain-containing protein, coding for MSEHPVEGMTVGKVREILDLVMPETEADPAGVLAALLSQVSCMVGDKVMLNIGGREMPVSVWTLLIGATGKGRKGTAYGMAARVCNVACPDFLTDHESSGASSGSGIIRAFVKRRESALAAMRDAEENGREYAGLSVTDTRMLLVEAEYETVIKRGKRDATLQGVMRKAWDGADLQNMVADGGVLRSPRFVVHGHSTPRGFRDNISATDVAGGTYNRMVIQHVTRSKRLSMRHVINEDSIKEAGAILARAVAFTGGIDEITLSEEAIDLFDDGLRDEIDEYRCEDEYIEDFLPRAVENVWRVGAIYALINLRDEISVADIEAAWSFVRHGLDSVAHIMGEGADMVSGETEEDKILKVLRRNPGGITGTDIFKLTGVPARYTKAWAEKRDDIDMWRGLGSLSGGRKPTMFRLMTAEEMGEAGEEPTASVPEQASGPRLKAIGCETPVASVTMSVEDDNEFADLLN
- a CDS encoding Lsr2 family DNA-binding protein, whose product is MSSPFEVKKLVTITIDGKEYKGEVAEDAMENLEKLGKAFSTKLTAYEKSRDDLLDALSEAGVERVVEAPAPSFVARPTKRTAGTSPDRTMKLAQIRAWAKEAGYEVSDRGRVPTEIEEAYDKAHS